From the Micromonospora sediminicola genome, one window contains:
- the cysS gene encoding cysteine--tRNA ligase: MTLRLYDTATRSVRDFVPREAGKVGVYLCGLTLQAPPHIGHLRSGVNYDVLRRWLLSKGFEVTFIRNLTDIDDKVLAKAMEQGRPFWSIAYANEQLLTASYRALNVLPPTYEPRATGHVPEMQELIARLIETGHAYPATDGSGDVYFDVASWPAYGSLSGQSPADMQSAGDAPDRGKRDPRDFALWKGAKPDEPADAYWSSPWGRGRPGWHIECSAMCWRYLGAEFDIHGGGLDLTFPHHENEIAQSQAADLPFARYWVHHGLLGIGGTKMGKSLGNTLDLDYVASLGVRPVELRYYYVAAHYRSHIDYSEDALREAAVAYRRVEGFVQRAVERVGAARPGDLPAGFAAAMDDDLNTSAALAVLHEVVRDGNTALTAGDDVTVRTTLAAVRAMLDILGVDPLDPAWTGGGRTDDLRGVVDSLIALALEQRAQARSRKDWTAADAVRDQLKQAGVVVEDTPQGPRWTIGEQD; this comes from the coding sequence GTGACGCTACGCCTGTATGACACCGCCACCCGATCGGTGCGGGACTTCGTCCCGCGGGAAGCCGGCAAGGTGGGGGTCTACCTGTGTGGTCTCACGCTCCAGGCCCCGCCGCACATCGGTCACCTTCGCTCCGGCGTCAACTACGACGTGCTGCGCCGCTGGCTGCTGAGCAAGGGCTTCGAGGTCACGTTCATCCGCAACCTCACCGACATCGACGACAAGGTCCTGGCCAAGGCGATGGAGCAGGGGCGACCGTTCTGGTCGATCGCCTACGCGAACGAGCAGCTCCTCACCGCCTCCTACCGGGCGCTGAACGTGCTCCCGCCGACCTACGAGCCGCGGGCCACCGGTCACGTGCCGGAGATGCAGGAGCTGATCGCCCGGTTGATCGAGACCGGGCACGCCTACCCGGCCACTGACGGCTCCGGCGACGTCTACTTCGACGTGGCCTCCTGGCCGGCCTACGGGTCACTGTCCGGCCAGTCGCCGGCCGACATGCAGTCCGCCGGGGACGCCCCCGACCGGGGCAAACGGGATCCGCGTGACTTCGCGCTCTGGAAGGGCGCCAAGCCGGACGAGCCGGCCGACGCCTACTGGTCCTCGCCGTGGGGTCGCGGCCGGCCCGGCTGGCACATCGAGTGCTCGGCCATGTGCTGGCGCTACCTGGGCGCCGAGTTCGACATCCACGGCGGCGGGCTCGACCTGACGTTCCCGCACCACGAGAACGAGATCGCCCAGTCCCAGGCCGCCGACCTGCCGTTCGCCCGCTACTGGGTGCACCACGGCCTGCTCGGCATCGGCGGCACCAAGATGGGCAAGTCGTTGGGCAACACGCTCGACCTCGACTACGTGGCCTCGCTCGGGGTCCGCCCGGTGGAGCTGCGCTACTACTACGTCGCCGCGCACTACCGGTCCCACATCGACTACTCCGAGGACGCGCTGCGCGAGGCCGCGGTCGCGTACCGGAGGGTCGAGGGCTTCGTGCAGCGGGCGGTCGAGCGGGTCGGCGCCGCCCGGCCCGGCGACCTGCCGGCCGGTTTCGCGGCGGCGATGGACGACGACCTGAACACCTCGGCGGCGCTGGCGGTGCTGCACGAGGTGGTCCGGGACGGCAACACGGCGTTGACCGCCGGCGACGATGTGACCGTCCGCACGACGCTCGCCGCCGTGCGGGCGATGCTGGATATCCTCGGCGTCGACCCCCTGGACCCGGCATGGACCGGCGGTGGGCGCACGGACGACCTGCGTGGTGTGGTGGACTCGCTGATCGCGCTCGCCCTGGAGCAGCGCGCCCAGGCCCGCAGCCGCAAGGACTGGACCGCCGCCGACGCGGTCCGCGACCAGCTCAAGCAGGCCGGCGTGGTCGTCGAGGACACCCCCCAGGGCCCGCGTTGGACTATTGGAGAGCAGGACTGA
- a CDS encoding IclR family transcriptional regulator, with product MDTAARPGETAQTLDRGLRLLHLVADAPGGLTVTEAAQRLGIGRAAVYRLVGALTGHGMLRRDGEGRLRIGMGVLHLARRAQPLLAEGALPALRRLAERTGATAHLTVVEGGEGVALAVVEPSWTAFHVAYRTGSRHPLERGAAGRAVLAGRAGEFGPVSTSGELQSGAYGVAAPVLGVPGLEGSVGVVSLTPLDVTEVGAQVTAAAEAVAAALS from the coding sequence GTGGACACGGCGGCACGCCCGGGTGAGACGGCGCAGACCCTGGACCGCGGGCTGCGCCTGCTGCACCTCGTGGCGGACGCCCCGGGCGGGCTGACCGTCACCGAGGCGGCGCAGCGGCTCGGCATCGGGCGCGCGGCGGTCTACCGGTTGGTCGGCGCGCTGACCGGGCACGGCATGCTCCGGCGCGACGGCGAGGGCCGGCTCCGGATCGGCATGGGTGTGCTGCACCTGGCCCGCCGGGCCCAGCCCCTGCTCGCCGAGGGGGCGCTGCCCGCGCTGCGCCGGCTCGCCGAGCGGACCGGGGCGACCGCCCACCTGACCGTCGTCGAGGGTGGCGAGGGGGTGGCGCTGGCCGTGGTCGAGCCGAGCTGGACCGCCTTCCACGTGGCCTATCGCACCGGCTCCCGGCATCCGCTGGAGCGGGGCGCGGCCGGGCGGGCGGTGCTGGCCGGGCGGGCCGGCGAGTTCGGGCCGGTCAGCACCAGCGGCGAGTTGCAGTCCGGCGCGTACGGGGTGGCGGCGCCGGTGCTCGGGGTGCCCGGGCTGGAGGGGAGCGTGGGGGTGGTCTCGCTGACCCCGCTCGACGTGACCGAGGTCGGCGCCCAGGTCACCGCCGCCGCCGAGGCGGTCGCCGCCGCTCTCTCCTGA
- a CDS encoding EamA family transporter translates to MRERPRAGLGLALLSALAFATSGTFARPLLAGEWSAAAVVIARVGVAALVLGVPALLALRGRWPVLRRNGVAVVLFGLLGVALAQACFYNAVQYLPVGVALMLEYLGIVMVVGWMWLVHGQRPRLLTVAGSLAALCGLALVLDLTGAGGIDPVGVLWGLGAGVGLAGYYVIAGRVDAELPSVVMASGGMAVGALVLLLLGAVGALPLAAGTGDVSFAGHRMSWLVPIVGLSLIAAVVAYLAGVAGARLLGARLSSFIGLTEVMFAVLIAWLVLNELPSGIQLVGGVFIVGGVALVRMDELRAGPGPAAPAPPAPALAGER, encoded by the coding sequence ATGCGTGAACGGCCCCGCGCCGGGCTCGGTCTGGCCCTGCTCTCCGCGCTCGCGTTCGCCACCTCGGGCACGTTCGCCCGCCCCCTGCTCGCCGGTGAGTGGTCGGCCGCCGCGGTGGTGATCGCCCGGGTCGGTGTCGCCGCGCTGGTGCTGGGCGTGCCCGCGCTGCTCGCGCTGCGCGGCCGATGGCCGGTGCTGCGCCGCAACGGGGTCGCGGTGGTGCTGTTCGGTCTGCTCGGCGTGGCGCTGGCCCAGGCCTGCTTCTACAACGCCGTCCAGTACCTGCCGGTCGGGGTGGCGCTCATGCTGGAGTACCTCGGCATCGTGATGGTGGTCGGATGGATGTGGCTGGTTCACGGGCAACGTCCACGGCTGCTGACCGTGGCCGGCTCGCTGGCCGCCCTGTGCGGGTTGGCGCTCGTCCTCGACCTCACCGGCGCCGGCGGCATCGACCCGGTGGGCGTGCTCTGGGGCCTGGGCGCCGGCGTCGGGCTGGCCGGTTACTACGTCATCGCCGGCCGCGTCGACGCCGAACTGCCGTCGGTGGTGATGGCCAGCGGCGGCATGGCCGTCGGGGCGCTGGTGCTGCTGCTGCTCGGCGCGGTCGGGGCGTTGCCGCTGGCCGCCGGCACCGGGGACGTCAGCTTCGCCGGGCACCGGATGAGCTGGCTGGTGCCGATCGTCGGGCTGTCGCTGATCGCCGCCGTCGTCGCCTACCTGGCCGGCGTCGCCGGGGCCCGGCTGCTCGGTGCGCGGCTCTCCTCCTTCATCGGGCTGACCGAGGTGATGTTCGCGGTGCTGATCGCCTGGCTGGTGCTGAACGAGTTGCCCAGCGGGATCCAACTGGTCGGCGGCGTCTTCATCGTCGGCGGCGTCGCGCTGGTCCGGATGGACGAGTTGCGGGCCGGACCCGGGCCGGCGGCACCCGCTCCGCCCGCGCCGGCACTGGCCGGCGAGCGATGA
- a CDS encoding S8 family serine peptidase, with product MSKRFTAGAVAAAASLALTVTGLGVPAAAAPSSTRTFTVLAESGVSNDAAIAAITAAGGKVVSRTDDVGLFQVTSDRADFASRANAAGALLGAAEEKAIGSKPKLDRVEQEHLLAAVASKGKAAKGNAKKMDPLDDKLWGLDMIRADKARTIEPGDRRVTVGVLDTGVDASQPDLAPNFNWALSRNFAPDLVDVDGPCEVASCLDPVGTDDGGHGTHVAGTIGAAANGFGLSGVAPKVSLVELKGGQDSGYFFLNPVVNALVYAGRSGLDVVNMSFYVDPWLYNCTANPADSPEAQAEQRTIIEAMKRALTFAHRKGVTLVGALGNNHEDLGNPRTDVSSPDYGSDPYPRPIDNASCWDLPTEGPHVIGVSAVGPSGKKADFSNYGTEQISVAAPGGWFRDGFGTDTYRADANMILSTYPKKVLQEEGSVDEAGNIVAGFENSVFKQCTAKGECGYYTYLQGTSMASPHAAGVAALIVSRYGKQQGRNGFGMSPDLVEQHLYRTAAEHACPEPRLQTYTNEGRDAEFNAYCAGSLNFNGFYGYGIVDAYAAVKTPLKPNARP from the coding sequence GTGAGCAAGCGCTTCACCGCCGGCGCGGTCGCGGCTGCGGCCTCGCTGGCACTCACGGTGACCGGCCTGGGCGTTCCGGCGGCCGCCGCGCCGTCCAGCACCCGTACCTTCACCGTGCTGGCCGAGAGCGGCGTCTCCAACGACGCCGCCATCGCCGCGATCACCGCGGCCGGTGGCAAGGTCGTCTCCCGTACCGACGACGTCGGCCTCTTCCAGGTGACCAGCGACCGGGCGGACTTCGCCAGCCGGGCCAACGCCGCCGGCGCGCTGCTCGGTGCGGCCGAGGAGAAGGCGATCGGCAGCAAGCCGAAGCTGGACCGGGTCGAGCAGGAGCACCTGCTGGCCGCCGTCGCGAGCAAGGGCAAGGCCGCCAAGGGCAACGCCAAGAAGATGGACCCCCTGGACGACAAGCTCTGGGGTCTGGACATGATCCGGGCCGACAAGGCCCGCACCATCGAGCCGGGTGACCGTCGGGTGACCGTCGGCGTGCTGGACACCGGCGTCGACGCCAGCCAGCCGGACCTGGCCCCCAACTTCAACTGGGCGCTGTCGCGCAACTTCGCGCCGGACCTCGTCGACGTCGACGGCCCGTGCGAGGTGGCGAGCTGCCTCGACCCGGTCGGCACCGACGACGGCGGGCACGGCACGCACGTGGCCGGCACCATCGGCGCCGCCGCCAACGGCTTCGGCCTCTCCGGCGTGGCGCCGAAGGTCTCCCTGGTCGAGCTGAAGGGTGGCCAGGACAGCGGCTACTTCTTCCTCAACCCGGTGGTCAACGCCCTGGTCTACGCGGGCCGTTCCGGCCTGGACGTGGTCAACATGTCCTTCTACGTCGACCCGTGGCTCTACAACTGCACCGCCAACCCGGCCGACTCGCCGGAGGCGCAGGCCGAGCAGCGGACCATCATCGAGGCCATGAAGCGGGCGCTCACCTTCGCGCACCGCAAGGGCGTCACGCTGGTCGGCGCGCTGGGCAACAACCACGAGGACCTCGGCAACCCGCGCACCGACGTGAGCAGCCCGGACTACGGCTCCGACCCGTACCCGCGGCCGATCGACAACGCGAGCTGCTGGGACCTGCCCACCGAGGGCCCGCACGTGATCGGCGTGTCGGCCGTCGGCCCGTCCGGCAAGAAGGCCGACTTCTCGAACTACGGCACCGAGCAGATCTCGGTGGCGGCGCCGGGCGGATGGTTCCGGGACGGCTTCGGCACCGACACCTACCGCGCCGACGCCAACATGATCCTCTCCACGTACCCGAAGAAGGTGCTGCAGGAGGAGGGCTCGGTCGACGAGGCCGGCAACATCGTCGCCGGCTTCGAGAACTCGGTGTTCAAGCAGTGCACCGCCAAGGGTGAGTGTGGCTACTACACCTACCTCCAGGGCACCTCGATGGCGTCCCCGCACGCCGCGGGCGTGGCGGCGCTGATCGTCAGCCGCTACGGCAAGCAGCAGGGCCGCAACGGCTTCGGCATGTCGCCGGACCTGGTCGAGCAGCACCTCTACCGGACGGCGGCCGAGCACGCCTGCCCGGAGCCGCGGCTGCAGACCTACACCAACGAGGGTCGGGACGCCGAGTTCAACGCGTACTGCGCGGGCTCGCTGAACTTCAACGGCTTCTACGGCTACGGCATCGTCGACGCCTACGCCGCGGTGAAGACCCCGCTGAAGCCCAACGCTCGCCCGTAA
- a CDS encoding HAD family hydrolase translates to MSTPRAAVVFDADETLIDLRPAVTGGLVAVLEEMRRRTPAAADVSLADLEGDWGAVFGALSAAPVQEIRRAALARSLARAGLDAHLDEFATLFFARRYALSRPFPDALPALAALRPHHLLGFATNGNSRAERCGLPGQFAFELYAHEGGLPKKPAPAFFAAVVAAAGLPAARIVHVGDSPEHDVVAAQRAGLRAVWLNRGGLPRPHGLDPDAEVSTLAELPEVIAALTSANA, encoded by the coding sequence ATGAGCACGCCCCGCGCCGCGGTCGTCTTCGACGCCGACGAAACCCTGATCGACCTGCGCCCGGCGGTCACCGGCGGGCTGGTCGCCGTACTCGAGGAGATGCGGCGGCGGACCCCGGCGGCGGCCGACGTGTCCCTCGCGGACCTGGAGGGGGACTGGGGTGCGGTCTTCGGCGCGCTCAGCGCCGCACCGGTGCAGGAGATCCGACGGGCCGCGCTGGCCCGGTCGCTGGCCCGGGCCGGGCTGGACGCGCACCTGGACGAGTTCGCGACGCTGTTCTTCGCCCGCCGGTACGCGCTGAGCAGGCCGTTCCCCGACGCGCTGCCGGCGCTGGCCGCGCTGCGCCCGCACCACCTGCTGGGCTTCGCCACCAACGGCAACAGCCGCGCCGAACGCTGCGGCCTGCCCGGCCAGTTCGCCTTCGAGCTGTACGCGCACGAGGGCGGCCTGCCGAAGAAGCCGGCGCCGGCGTTCTTCGCGGCCGTGGTCGCGGCCGCCGGGCTGCCGGCCGCGCGCATCGTCCACGTCGGCGACTCGCCGGAGCACGACGTGGTCGCCGCCCAACGGGCCGGGCTGCGCGCGGTCTGGCTCAACCGGGGCGGACTGCCCCGCCCGCACGGGCTCGACCCCGACGCGGAGGTGTCCACGCTGGCCGAATTGCCCGAGGTCATCGCGGCGTTGACAAGTGCGAATGCCTGA
- a CDS encoding CGNR zinc finger domain-containing protein: protein MLFAHDTECALVAAAALVNTAGPGRDELSDVGALDDFVSVHGFSGRHEHTDVELRQVRALRPRLHRVWHADADEVVEIVNGLLRESHALPQLIRHDDEPYHLHAVPRDAPLATRMAVEAAMALADLIRMGELRRLRHCDHPDCANVLVDLSKNRSRRFCDAGCGNRAAVSAYRARRAASHS from the coding sequence GTGCTCTTTGCTCATGACACGGAGTGCGCGCTGGTTGCCGCCGCCGCACTGGTGAACACGGCGGGTCCGGGCCGGGACGAGCTGTCCGACGTGGGGGCCCTCGACGACTTCGTCAGCGTCCACGGCTTCAGCGGCCGGCACGAGCACACCGACGTCGAGCTGCGCCAGGTCCGCGCCCTGCGGCCCCGGTTGCACCGCGTCTGGCACGCCGACGCGGACGAGGTGGTGGAGATCGTCAACGGCCTGCTCCGCGAGTCGCACGCGCTGCCGCAGCTCATCCGGCACGACGACGAGCCCTACCATCTGCACGCCGTGCCGCGGGACGCGCCGCTGGCGACCCGGATGGCCGTCGAGGCCGCGATGGCCCTGGCCGACCTGATCCGCATGGGTGAACTGCGCCGGCTGCGGCACTGCGACCACCCGGACTGCGCCAACGTGCTGGTCGACCTGTCGAAGAACCGGTCCCGCCGGTTCTGCGACGCCGGCTGCGGCAACCGGGCCGCGGTGAGCGCCTACCGCGCCCGCAGGGCGGCGTCCCACTCCTGA
- a CDS encoding class II fumarate hydratase, translated as MVCVTTPEATGYRIERDSMGEVEVPAEALWRAQTQRAVQNFPISGRGLEPAQIKALAQIKGAAAQVNGELGVIDADVAEAIATAAAHVADGGYDDQFPVDVFQTGSGTSSNMNTNEVIATLAGRELGRDVHPNDHVNASQSSNDVFPTSIHLAATQFVVEDLIPSLKQLAGALEEKAAEFETVVKAGRTHLMDATPVTLGQEFGGYAAQVRYGVERLESVLPRLAELPLGGTAVGTGINTPLGFAGKVIGRLRDSTGLPLSEARNHFEAQGARDALVETSGQLRTIAVGLYKIANDVRWMGSGPRAGLRELRIPDLQPGSSIMPGKVNPVVAEAMRQVCAQVIGNDAAVAFAGSQGDFELNVMLPVMGRNLLESIKLIAASSRLFAERLVAGLVADAEVCLAYAEGSPSIVTPLNRHLGYDEAASIAKEALAKQVSIREVVISRGHVDSGTLTETQLDEALDLLRMTHP; from the coding sequence ATGGTATGCGTGACGACTCCAGAGGCGACCGGTTACCGGATCGAACGCGACTCGATGGGCGAGGTGGAGGTGCCCGCCGAGGCACTGTGGCGCGCGCAGACCCAGCGCGCGGTGCAGAACTTCCCGATCTCCGGACGCGGGCTCGAACCGGCCCAGATCAAGGCGCTGGCGCAGATCAAGGGTGCGGCGGCCCAGGTCAACGGTGAGCTGGGGGTGATCGACGCGGACGTGGCGGAGGCGATCGCCACCGCCGCCGCGCACGTCGCCGACGGCGGCTACGACGACCAGTTCCCGGTGGACGTCTTCCAGACCGGCTCCGGCACCTCGTCCAACATGAACACCAACGAGGTCATCGCCACGCTGGCCGGCCGGGAGCTGGGCCGCGACGTCCACCCGAACGACCACGTGAACGCCTCGCAGTCCAGCAACGACGTCTTCCCGACCTCGATCCACCTGGCCGCCACGCAGTTCGTGGTGGAGGACCTGATCCCCTCGCTGAAGCAGCTCGCGGGCGCGCTGGAGGAGAAGGCGGCCGAGTTCGAGACGGTGGTCAAGGCGGGCCGCACCCACCTGATGGACGCCACGCCGGTCACGCTCGGGCAGGAGTTCGGCGGCTACGCCGCCCAGGTCCGCTACGGCGTGGAGCGACTGGAGTCGGTGCTGCCCCGGCTGGCCGAGCTGCCGCTGGGCGGCACCGCTGTGGGCACCGGCATCAACACCCCGCTCGGCTTCGCCGGCAAGGTGATCGGCCGGCTGCGGGACTCCACCGGCCTGCCGCTCAGCGAGGCGCGCAACCACTTCGAGGCGCAGGGCGCCCGGGACGCGCTCGTGGAGACGTCCGGCCAGCTCCGCACCATCGCGGTCGGCCTCTACAAGATCGCCAACGACGTACGCTGGATGGGCTCCGGGCCGCGCGCCGGCCTGCGCGAGCTGCGCATTCCCGACCTCCAGCCCGGCTCGTCCATCATGCCGGGCAAGGTGAACCCGGTGGTGGCCGAGGCGATGCGTCAGGTCTGCGCCCAGGTGATCGGCAACGACGCGGCGGTGGCGTTCGCGGGCTCGCAGGGCGACTTCGAGTTGAACGTGATGCTCCCGGTCATGGGCCGCAACCTGCTGGAGTCGATCAAGCTGATCGCCGCGTCGAGCCGGCTGTTCGCCGAGCGCCTGGTGGCCGGCCTGGTCGCGGACGCCGAGGTCTGCCTGGCGTACGCGGAGGGGTCGCCGTCGATCGTCACCCCGCTCAACCGCCACCTGGGCTACGACGAGGCCGCCTCGATCGCCAAGGAGGCGCTGGCCAAGCAGGTCTCCATCCGGGAGGTGGTGATCTCCCGGGGGCACGTCGACTCGGGCACGCTCACCGAGACCCAGCTCGACGAGGCGCTGGACCTGCTCCGGATGACCCACCCCTGA
- a CDS encoding GNAT family N-acetyltransferase, whose amino-acid sequence MPDDGVLLETARLTLRRFTMDDVDRLVELDADREVMRFLTNGEPTPAGTIRHEVVPRLLGQYGRHPGLGRWAALDRFTGEFLGWLALDPSDDGAEGELGYRLRRAAWGHGLATEGARALVRHAFETVGVRRVWAETMAVNDRSRAVMARAGLRYVRTFHLTFDDPIPGTEHGEVEYELRREEWPAARQEWDAALRAR is encoded by the coding sequence GTGCCTGACGACGGGGTGTTGCTGGAGACCGCGCGGCTGACGCTGCGCCGGTTCACCATGGACGACGTGGACCGGCTGGTCGAGCTGGACGCCGACCGGGAGGTCATGCGGTTCCTCACCAACGGTGAGCCGACGCCCGCCGGGACGATCCGGCACGAGGTGGTGCCCCGGCTGCTGGGGCAGTACGGCCGTCACCCCGGGCTCGGCCGCTGGGCGGCGCTCGACCGGTTCACCGGCGAGTTCCTGGGCTGGCTCGCGCTCGACCCGTCCGACGACGGTGCCGAGGGGGAGCTGGGCTACCGGCTGCGCCGCGCCGCGTGGGGGCACGGCCTGGCCACCGAGGGGGCGCGGGCGCTGGTGCGGCACGCGTTCGAGACGGTCGGCGTGCGGCGGGTGTGGGCCGAGACCATGGCGGTCAACGACCGCTCGCGCGCGGTGATGGCCCGCGCGGGGTTGCGCTACGTGCGCACGTTCCACCTGACGTTCGACGACCCGATCCCGGGTACGGAGCACGGTGAGGTGGAGTACGAGCTGCGCCGCGAGGAGTGGCCCGCGGCGCGTCAGGAGTGGGACGCCGCCCTGCGGGCGCGGTAG
- the rlmB gene encoding 23S rRNA (guanosine(2251)-2'-O)-methyltransferase RlmB, producing the protein MAGNSQRRGRRLTSKSGAPKGTGGKNKDSLAGRGRTLPADERPWHKAYSGTEKLPQRTAWKQDKERRAAAEEGRAPKIGNPGTKDTTWGKGTRAGVPLKGGKGKPGGRGGPRVAPGRKANPAKDSPELLVGRNPVLESLRTQVPATALYTAQGIDVDDRVKEIVRTAADRGIAILEVSRAELDRMTGGVLHQGVGLQVPPFAYEPFDDLVAAALEQAAPLLVALDGVTDPRNLGAVIRSAAAFGAQGVFVPERRAAGITATAWRTSAGAAARVPVAQVTNLTRSLKACKDAGFVVVGLDADGQTDLYDLEAAVGPLVVVVGSEGRGLSRLVGETCDLTVSIPMVSDVESLNASVAAAVTLAEVARRRSVEA; encoded by the coding sequence ATGGCCGGCAACTCGCAGCGCCGTGGCCGGCGACTGACGTCGAAGTCGGGCGCCCCCAAGGGCACCGGTGGCAAGAACAAGGACTCCCTCGCCGGGCGGGGCCGCACCCTGCCGGCGGACGAGCGGCCGTGGCACAAGGCGTACTCGGGCACCGAGAAGCTGCCCCAGCGCACCGCCTGGAAGCAGGACAAGGAGCGCCGCGCCGCCGCCGAGGAGGGGCGCGCGCCGAAGATCGGCAACCCGGGCACCAAGGACACCACCTGGGGCAAGGGCACCCGGGCCGGCGTGCCGCTGAAGGGCGGCAAGGGCAAGCCCGGCGGCCGCGGCGGCCCCCGGGTGGCGCCGGGGCGCAAGGCCAACCCGGCGAAGGACAGCCCCGAGCTGCTGGTCGGGCGGAACCCGGTGCTGGAGTCGCTGCGCACCCAGGTGCCGGCGACCGCGCTCTACACCGCGCAGGGCATCGACGTGGACGACCGGGTCAAGGAGATCGTCCGCACCGCCGCCGACCGGGGCATCGCGATCCTGGAGGTCAGCCGCGCCGAGCTGGACCGGATGACCGGCGGCGTGCTGCACCAGGGCGTCGGCCTCCAGGTGCCGCCGTTCGCCTACGAGCCCTTCGACGACCTGGTCGCCGCCGCGCTGGAGCAGGCAGCCCCGCTGCTCGTCGCGCTGGACGGGGTCACCGACCCGCGTAACCTCGGCGCCGTCATCCGGTCGGCCGCCGCGTTCGGCGCGCAGGGTGTGTTCGTACCCGAGCGGCGTGCCGCCGGGATCACCGCGACCGCCTGGCGGACCAGCGCCGGCGCGGCCGCGCGCGTGCCGGTCGCCCAGGTCACCAACCTGACCCGGTCGCTCAAGGCGTGCAAGGACGCCGGCTTCGTCGTGGTCGGCCTCGACGCCGACGGGCAGACCGACCTGTACGACCTGGAGGCCGCGGTCGGCCCGCTGGTCGTGGTGGTCGGCTCGGAGGGACGCGGGCTGTCCCGCCTGGTCGGCGAGACCTGCGACCTCACCGTCAGCATCCCGATGGTCTCGGACGTGGAATCGCTCAACGCCAGCGTCGCCGCCGCGGTCACGCTCGCCGAGGTCGCCCGCCGTCGGTCCGTCGAGGCCTGA